Proteins found in one Sorghum bicolor cultivar BTx623 chromosome 1, Sorghum_bicolor_NCBIv3, whole genome shotgun sequence genomic segment:
- the LOC8067377 gene encoding putative ripening-related protein 6, whose protein sequence is MVSTKLAFLAVAVLLLQASWCAVARHHHDPDPCVNPDPAHRCSSLAVSPNGGTPAVMTVTSFEADGSGGGPAACDGGYHNNGDPLAALSTAWYGDGSRCLKPIRITSTQTGRSVMAEVVDECDTDSGCKDNEVSTSQAVWEALGLTTNIGEVSITWSDA, encoded by the coding sequence ATGGTGAGCACCAAGCTTGCGTTCCTGGCCGTCGCCGTCCTGCTTCTGCAGGCGTCGTGGTGTGCCGTGGCCCGGCACCACCACGACCCGGATCCATGCGTGAACCCAGACCCCGCCCACCGCTGCTCGTCCCTGGCCGTGTCGCCCAACGGTGGTACGCCGGCGGTGATGACGGTGACCTCGTTCGAGGCTGACGGGAGCGGGGGCGGCCCCGCGGCGTGCGAcgggggctaccacaacaacggCGACCCGCTCGCGGCGCTTTCCACGGCGTGGTACGGGGACGGAAGCCGGTGCCTAAAGCCGATCCGCATCACGAGCACGCAGACCGGGCGCAGCGTCATGGCCGAGGTCGTGGACGAGTGCGACACCGACAGCGGCTGCAAGGACAACGAGGTCAGCACGTCCCAGGCCGTCTGGGAGGCGCTCGGCCTCACTACCAACATCGGCGAGGTTTCCATCACCTGGTCCGACGCCTAA